Proteins from a single region of Acetonema longum DSM 6540:
- a CDS encoding DUF5682 family protein: protein MSLASESKAPHIFGIRHLSPGGAHHLLQFLDAVNPTAVLVEGLSDANSQIEFFTAKGTELPVAILAYTEELPVRTLFYPFAAYCPEYQAFVWAKAHRAHAEFIDLPSDVFLKLSEARRRIEAAAEKAAGGEGRKDCTESLYARWAGLAGEQDYDTYWERRFEHNLNSDSYRLAAYELGQSLRELAADSRAEQMETLVREAYMRNRIQRTIQAGHDPDRIVVVTGAYHASVLGPDYPAMTDAEIAALPRVKSRLTLMPYSFYRLSSRSGYGAGNAAPAYFDLMWQHLRRGDIKQLVPEYLSGIARYMREHGIHRSTAEVIEAVRLANALAGLNGGSQPSLKDLQDAAVTCLGHGDLHAVAEAIAAGNVGTAIGSLPEGVVRTSIQDDFYRELKRLKLEKYRSAVAMDLELDLRENRRVQSREAAFIDLSRSFFLHRLQALNISFQQQKRVAQDSATWAENWVLQWTPEAEIQLVEAALLGDTVELAAAYAFKERLDNSPDVATAAQIIRQACECGMPESMEYARGVLQQLAVENGALAEIAGAAYDLSTVISYGDIRKFDAAPLLPLLQQLFLRGTLLLVDACRCDNSAAGGIVDAVNKLNAIALEHDTRVDEPLWLQTLTELSGRDDRNPRLSGLACAILLERNKMSNEQLAREVARRLSPGIDADMGAGWFEGLAARNKYALLTRLALWQQIAGYVASLDERQFTRALVFLRRAFSDFSAAEKTASGKAWGKSGG from the coding sequence GTGAGCCTGGCGAGCGAGAGCAAAGCACCGCACATTTTTGGCATCAGGCATTTATCGCCCGGCGGCGCCCATCACCTGCTGCAATTCCTTGATGCGGTCAACCCTACGGCCGTATTGGTGGAAGGCTTATCCGACGCCAATTCGCAGATTGAGTTTTTTACGGCCAAAGGCACGGAACTGCCGGTTGCCATTTTGGCGTATACGGAAGAATTGCCGGTGAGGACCTTATTCTATCCTTTTGCCGCCTATTGCCCGGAATACCAGGCGTTTGTCTGGGCTAAAGCCCATCGGGCCCATGCCGAATTCATCGATTTGCCTTCCGATGTATTTTTAAAGCTGAGCGAGGCCAGGCGCCGCATCGAAGCAGCGGCGGAAAAGGCGGCAGGCGGGGAAGGCCGGAAAGATTGCACCGAATCGCTCTATGCCCGCTGGGCCGGGCTGGCGGGGGAACAGGATTATGATACCTATTGGGAGCGTCGCTTTGAGCACAATTTAAACAGCGATTCCTACCGTCTGGCAGCCTATGAGCTCGGCCAGAGCCTGCGGGAGCTGGCGGCCGACAGCAGGGCCGAGCAGATGGAAACCCTCGTCCGGGAAGCCTATATGCGCAACCGGATTCAGCGCACCATTCAGGCCGGGCATGACCCCGATAGAATCGTGGTGGTTACCGGCGCTTATCATGCCTCGGTGCTGGGACCGGATTATCCGGCCATGACTGATGCGGAAATCGCCGCCCTGCCCAGGGTAAAAAGCCGCCTTACCCTGATGCCCTATTCCTTCTACCGCCTTTCCTCCCGCAGCGGCTATGGCGCCGGCAATGCGGCGCCAGCCTACTTTGACCTGATGTGGCAGCACCTGCGGCGCGGCGATATAAAGCAGCTGGTGCCGGAATACCTGTCGGGCATTGCCCGGTACATGCGGGAACACGGCATACACCGCTCTACGGCCGAGGTCATCGAAGCGGTGCGCCTGGCCAATGCCCTGGCGGGGCTCAACGGTGGCAGCCAGCCGTCGCTGAAGGATTTGCAGGATGCCGCCGTGACCTGCCTGGGGCATGGCGATCTGCATGCGGTGGCCGAGGCGATAGCGGCCGGCAATGTGGGGACGGCGATCGGCAGCCTGCCGGAAGGCGTTGTCCGCACCTCGATCCAGGATGATTTTTACCGGGAGCTGAAACGGCTGAAGCTGGAAAAATACCGCTCGGCAGTGGCCATGGATTTAGAGCTGGACCTGCGGGAAAATCGCCGGGTACAGTCACGGGAAGCCGCTTTTATCGATTTGAGCCGGTCCTTTTTCCTGCACCGCCTGCAAGCGCTGAACATATCGTTTCAGCAGCAAAAGCGGGTTGCCCAGGATTCGGCGACCTGGGCGGAAAACTGGGTGCTGCAGTGGACGCCGGAGGCTGAAATCCAACTGGTGGAGGCGGCCCTGCTGGGCGATACCGTGGAATTGGCGGCGGCCTATGCCTTTAAAGAGCGCCTGGACAACAGTCCAGACGTAGCGACTGCCGCTCAAATCATCCGCCAGGCATGCGAATGCGGCATGCCTGAGTCCATGGAATATGCCAGGGGCGTGCTGCAGCAGCTGGCGGTGGAGAACGGCGCCCTGGCGGAGATTGCCGGAGCAGCCTATGATCTGTCAACGGTCATCAGCTACGGCGATATCCGAAAGTTCGACGCGGCGCCGCTGCTGCCGCTGCTGCAGCAGTTATTCCTCCGGGGAACCCTGCTGCTGGTGGATGCCTGCCGCTGCGACAACAGTGCGGCCGGCGGCATTGTTGACGCTGTCAATAAGTTGAATGCCATTGCCCTGGAGCATGATACCCGGGTCGATGAGCCGCTGTGGCTGCAAACGCTGACCGAACTGTCCGGACGCGACGACCGGAATCCGCGGCTGTCCGGCCTAGCCTGCGCCATATTGCTGGAACGGAATAAAATGAGCAATGAGCAATTGGCCCGGGAGGTCGCCAGAAGGCTGTCGCCGGGAATTGACGCCGACATGGGAGCGGGCTGGTTTGAAGGGCTGGCCGCGCGCAACAAGTATGCCCTGCTGACCCGGCTGGCGCTGTGGCAGCAGATCGCCGGCTATGTGGCTTCGCTGGACGAGCGGCAGTTTACGCGGGCGCTGGTCTTTCTGCGCCGGGCGTTCAGCGATTTCAGCGCCGCCGAAAAAACAGCGTCGGGGAAAGCCTGGGGGAAATCTGGGGGATGA
- a CDS encoding ATP-binding protein — MSTSTATDILRLPAEQLYAGEIEALIANETEKIPAGWRLSAKSVLTYITGGKAGKTEITSKYIGNRRLVEIAIATLLTDRALLLIGEPGTAKSWLSEHLAAAIAGDSTKVIQGTAGTTEEQIRYSWNYAMLIASGPSREALVKSPIFRTMESGGLARFEEISRCSPEVQDALISILSEKNISVPELNYAVSAVRGFSIIATANTRDRGVNEMSAALKRRFNIVVLPSPGDVQTEVEIVRKRVGELAVNLDLAAALPADEAVAKVVTIFRELRSGMTLDGKEKIKSPSGVMSTAEAISLLANSMALAASFGQGTITSGDIAAGLQGAVVKDEEKDRLVWKEYLDNVLKKRGGEWRDLYNACREMSE, encoded by the coding sequence ATGTCAACGTCAACAGCAACCGATATCTTAAGGCTGCCGGCGGAACAATTGTACGCCGGCGAAATAGAAGCGCTCATCGCCAATGAAACGGAAAAAATCCCCGCCGGCTGGCGGCTGTCCGCCAAATCAGTGCTGACCTACATCACCGGCGGCAAGGCGGGCAAAACCGAAATTACGTCCAAATACATCGGCAACAGGCGGCTGGTGGAAATAGCCATCGCCACCCTGCTGACCGACCGGGCGCTGCTCTTGATCGGCGAACCCGGCACCGCCAAATCCTGGCTGTCGGAACATCTGGCAGCGGCGATTGCCGGCGACTCCACGAAAGTGATCCAGGGCACGGCGGGAACCACCGAGGAGCAAATCCGCTATTCCTGGAATTACGCCATGCTGATTGCCAGCGGACCGTCCCGGGAAGCCCTGGTCAAAAGCCCGATTTTCCGGACCATGGAAAGTGGCGGCCTGGCCCGCTTTGAAGAAATATCCCGCTGCTCGCCGGAAGTCCAGGACGCGCTGATTTCCATTCTGTCGGAGAAAAATATCTCGGTGCCGGAGCTGAACTATGCGGTTTCCGCTGTGCGGGGATTTTCGATCATTGCCACCGCCAATACCCGCGACCGGGGGGTAAACGAGATGTCGGCCGCCTTGAAGCGCCGCTTTAATATCGTCGTTTTGCCGTCGCCGGGGGATGTTCAGACCGAAGTGGAAATTGTACGCAAGCGGGTCGGGGAGCTGGCCGTGAACCTGGATCTGGCGGCAGCCCTGCCGGCGGACGAGGCCGTGGCCAAAGTCGTCACGATCTTCCGTGAACTGAGAAGCGGCATGACCCTGGACGGCAAGGAAAAAATCAAATCGCCCAGCGGCGTGATGTCCACAGCGGAAGCCATTTCGCTCCTGGCCAACAGCATGGCCCTGGCGGCCAGCTTCGGCCAGGGGACCATTACCAGCGGGGACATTGCCGCCGGCCTGCAGGGGGCGGTGGTCAAAGACGAAGAAAAAGACAGGCTGGTATGGAAAGAATACCTGGACAATGTGTTGAAAAAGCGCGGAGGGGAGTGGCGAGATCTATACAATGCCTGCAGGGAGATGAGCGAGTGA